A stretch of DNA from Vanrija pseudolonga chromosome 6, complete sequence:
CCGCAGGCAGGTGATCAAGAACTACCAGCTCAAGTCGTGCGATGGCCTGTCCCTGCCGTTCCTTGTCAACTGGCTCTTCGGTGTGtacccgccccgccgccgccccatcGGCGGTTCTGACGATCATCGCGATGCGCGCCACTGACTCCATCATAGGCGATCTCACAAATTTCATCGGTTGTGTGCTCACCGACCAGCTGCCGTTTCAGGTGAGTTCCGCGGTGTCGGAGTGGACGGCTCCCGAGGTTGTctcggcggtgccgacggcgacaagacggcgcggcgtcttCGGCGTCATTCCACGTTGCCGTGCTCACACGCCCAGACCTACCTTGCCGCCTACTTCTGCGTAGTCGACGTCACACTTGTCGGCCAGTTCTTCCACTACAGGCCCAAAGTTGCTGCAGCGACGCCAAGGCAGAGCTCGCTCTCCCACCCCTCACCGCGCACCTCGCTTATCCTtcccccacccgcccagcgcgaccGGTCCCATGTCCGGAGCACGACATTACCTGGTGGCGGACCACCATCACCAACCCCGTTGTACGGCCATGTCCATGGTCACGCGCACGCAAACAGCTTACCGTTGACACGGCCGACGAGTGGGCGCGGCACCAGGCGCGGACGACCGCCCCTTTCGCGTGACCCATCACAGGGCGACTTTAGCCGCCTCCCGACGACCGACTCAGCAGAGGCGCTGTACGCTGCCGCGCTCGATGTTGCGCGTGCCGCGGAGCGCGTCCACGCCCGGAGGTCAACAAGCAaccgcccccgccctcgccatgcTGCTACTGTACCAGCGCCTCGGTCAGACTCTCAAGCCGCATTAAACAGCACGCAGAGCGAGGTGTCGTTACATTCAAGCAGCaccgatgacgaggacgaggacgcggctCATGCGCGGTTAACGCAGAGCgttggcgcgctcgccgagccgcgcggcCGCACTCTGACGCGCAACTCGACTGGCCTGGCCACGCCGCAGAACGAGCTGGAGCAAAGCGACACACTCGACGACCTACGCGACTCGCACGTCCTCGAGATCCGGCGCAGGGTAGGCAGCCGCAGCCAGAATCGGAGCGGGAGCCAGGCGCGTGCTCGTGGCTCGGGGCGCAGGGCGGCCACTGTCGCCTTCATGGGGCTGGGGCTATTGTTCTGGCGCGGGGCGGTGCCTGGTGTGGTCGTCCcccgcggtggtggtggagaggGACACGTCGTGGAGCGGATAGAGCAAgtgtcggccgcgtcctcggtctcggcaTGGCACACTGCGCCTTTGCACCCGCCAGTGCTTGGCTACCGACCGAGAACTTTCGTCACGTTCGAGGACCCGGAGGACCCGCGCGacccgcctcccccgccgccacccaagGACGAGGAACCGGATCTTAAAGAAGTCATTGGACGCATATCGGCGTGGTGCTGTACCACGCTGTACCTGACGTCGCGTCTGCCCCAGATCTGGAAGAATGTgagcgccagcaccgccaccccaccccaccgcacccccactgacaccccccacAGTTCCAGCGCAAATCCGTCGAAGGCCTCTCGATCCTTCTCT
This window harbors:
- the PQLC2 gene encoding Lysosomal amino acid transporter 1; translation: MGGDEALAEWFGLLSIGFWLCAQLPQVIKNYQLKSCDGLSLPFLVNWLFGDLTNFIGCVLTDQLPFQTYLAAYFCVVDVTLVGQFFHYRPKVAAATPRQSSLSHPSPRTSLILPPPAQRDRSHVRSTTLPGGGPPSPTPLYGHVHGHAHANSLPLTRPTSGRGTRRGRPPLSRDPSQGDFSRLPTTDSAEALYAAALDVARAAERVHARRSTSNRPRPRHAATVPAPRSDSQAALNSTQSEVSLHSSSTDDEDEDAAHARLTQSVGALAEPRGRTLTRNSTGLATPQNELEQSDTLDDLRDSHVLEIRRRVGSRSQNRSGSQARARGSGRRAATVAFMGLGLLFWRGAVPGVVVPRGGGGEGHVVERIEQVSAASSVSAWHTAPLHPPVLGYRPRTFVTFEDPEDPRDPPPPPPPKDEEPDLKEVIGRISAWCCTTLYLTSRLPQIWKNFQRKSVEGLSILLFIFAFLGNVAYVASIVFRPAPPGEGAHYLLKALPYLLGSGGTLLFDLTIMIQSVIYGSAPPVPESPLDHPRPRRTYSSRRRPRHADTWSAGQHASFHAEDGLATSERRPLLSAGASPIRTTSDAWGARKDSGTSAHSSGGSAGNSGLVMTSGGGSASGLGVRLYGSTGDASAPSAGASPGGQ